One stretch of Oncorhynchus tshawytscha isolate Ot180627B linkage group LG19, Otsh_v2.0, whole genome shotgun sequence DNA includes these proteins:
- the LOC112219112 gene encoding ras-related and estrogen-regulated growth inhibitor-like protein encodes MSASKDLSRETSLYEKRVQWADGFVLVYSICDRASFNAVTKLIQFIKDNLGMDKVPIVIVGNKDLNHRQTVLSEEGRLLALTTACQFYEVTAAENYHSILMVFHRLIDRILASKSSIKRPAGIKGIVKSMSAVFTRK; translated from the coding sequence GACCTGTCCAGGGAGACCTCCCTATATGAAAAGAGAGTCCAGTGGGCAGACGGTTTTGTCCTGGTCTATAGCATCTGTGACAGGGCCAGCTTCAACGCTGTCACCAAGCTGATCCAGTTCATCAAGGACAACCTGGGCATGGACAAGGTGCCCATTGTGATTGTGGGCAACAAGGACCTgaatcacagacagacagtcctcaGTGAGGAGGGCAGACTGCTAGCCCTCACCACAGCCTGCCAGTTCTATGAGGTTACAGCTGCTGAGAACTACCACAGCATCCTCATGGTATTTCACAGACTAATAGACAGGATACTGGCTTCCAAGTCATCCATTAAGAGGCCAGCTGGAATCAAGGGTATAGTGAAAAGCATGTCTGCAGTTTTTACCAGGAAATGA